In Balaenoptera musculus isolate JJ_BM4_2016_0621 chromosome 19, mBalMus1.pri.v3, whole genome shotgun sequence, one genomic interval encodes:
- the TMEM231 gene encoding transmembrane protein 231 isoform X1, with protein MALYELFSHPVERGYRAGLCSKAALFLMLSAALTYIPPLLVAFRSHGFWLKRSSYEEQPTVRFQHQVLLVALLGPEHGGFLAWSTFPAFNRLQGDHLRVPLVSTREEDRNQDGKMDMLHFKLELPLQSTEHVLGVQLILTFSYQLHRMSTFVMQSMAFFQSSFAVPGSQLYVNGDLRLQQKQPLSYGGLDVRYNVSVINGTSPFARDYDLTHIVAAYQERNVTTILTDPNPIWLVGRAAEAPFVINAVIRYPLEVISYLPGFWEMIKFAWIQYVSILLIFLWVFERIKRFVFQNQVVTTIPVTAMPQGELYKEHLS; from the exons ATGGCGCTCTACGAGCTCTTCTCTCACCCAGTGGAGCGGGGCTACCGCGCGGGGCTCTGCTCTAAGGCCGCGCTGTTCCTGATGCTGTCCGCCGCGCTCACGTACATCCCGCCACTGCTGGTGGCCTTCCGGAGCCACG GGTTTTGGCTGAAACGGAGCAGCTATGAGGAGCAGCCGACCGTGCGCTTCCAGCACCAGGTGCTGCTCGTGGCCTTGCTAGGACCCGAGCACGGTGGGTTCCTAGCCTGGAGCACGTTCCCCGCCTTCAACCGGCTGCAGGGGGATCACCTGCGCGTCCCGCTCGTTTCG ACTAGAGAAGAAGACAGGAACCAGGATGGGAAAATGGACATGTTACATTTTAAACTGGAGCTTCCCCTGCAGTCCACGGAGCACGTTCTTGGTGTGCAGCTCATTTTGACTTTCTCCTACCAACTGCAc AGGATGTCGACATTCGTGATGCAGAGCATGGCGTTTTTCCAATCCTCCTTCGCTGTTCCAGGGTCCCAATTATATGTGAATGGAGACCTGAGGCTGCAGCAGAAGCAGCCCCTAAGCTATGGTGGCCTAGATGTTCGGTACAAC GTATCTGTAATCAATGGGACCAGCCCTTTTGCCCGTGACTACGACCTCACCCACATTGTTGCTGCCTATCAGGAAAGGAACG TAACCACCATCCTGACTGACCCCAACCCCATCTGGCTGGTGGGAAGGGCTGCAGAAGCTCCATTTGTAATTAATGCTGTCATCCGATACCCCCTGGAAGTCATCTC TTATCTACCAGGATTCTGGGAAATGATAAAGTTTGCCTGGATCCAGTATGTCAGTATCCTACTTATCTTCCTCTGGGTGTTTGAAAGAATCAAAAGATTTGTGTTTCAAAATCAGGTGGTGACCACAATCCCTGTAACAGCAATGCCCCAGGGAGAACTGTATAAGGAGCATTTATCTTAA
- the TMEM231 gene encoding transmembrane protein 231 isoform X2: MALYELFSHPVERGYRAGLCSKAALFLMLSAALTYIPPLLVAFRSHGFWLKRSSYEEQPTVRFQHQVLLVALLGPEHGGFLAWSTFPAFNRLQGDHLRVPLVSTREEDRNQDGKMDMLHFKLELPLQSTEHVLGVQLILTFSYQLHRMSTFVMQSMAFFQSSFAVPGSQLYVNGDLRLQQKQPLSYGGLDVRYNVSVINGTSPFARDYDLTHIVAAYQERNGPTVAGFQKRKGFLSCPRKEQMWEASDWKLLHL; encoded by the exons ATGGCGCTCTACGAGCTCTTCTCTCACCCAGTGGAGCGGGGCTACCGCGCGGGGCTCTGCTCTAAGGCCGCGCTGTTCCTGATGCTGTCCGCCGCGCTCACGTACATCCCGCCACTGCTGGTGGCCTTCCGGAGCCACG GGTTTTGGCTGAAACGGAGCAGCTATGAGGAGCAGCCGACCGTGCGCTTCCAGCACCAGGTGCTGCTCGTGGCCTTGCTAGGACCCGAGCACGGTGGGTTCCTAGCCTGGAGCACGTTCCCCGCCTTCAACCGGCTGCAGGGGGATCACCTGCGCGTCCCGCTCGTTTCG ACTAGAGAAGAAGACAGGAACCAGGATGGGAAAATGGACATGTTACATTTTAAACTGGAGCTTCCCCTGCAGTCCACGGAGCACGTTCTTGGTGTGCAGCTCATTTTGACTTTCTCCTACCAACTGCAc AGGATGTCGACATTCGTGATGCAGAGCATGGCGTTTTTCCAATCCTCCTTCGCTGTTCCAGGGTCCCAATTATATGTGAATGGAGACCTGAGGCTGCAGCAGAAGCAGCCCCTAAGCTATGGTGGCCTAGATGTTCGGTACAAC GTATCTGTAATCAATGGGACCAGCCCTTTTGCCCGTGACTACGACCTCACCCACATTGTTGCTGCCTATCAGGAAAGGAACG GGCCAACAGTAGCTGGGtttcaaaaaaggaaaggatTCCTCAGTTGTCCCAGGAAGGAACAGATGTGGGAAGCCTCAGACTGGAAATTGCTGCATTTGTAG